In a genomic window of Phenylobacterium koreense:
- a CDS encoding ABC transporter ATP-binding protein — translation MNAPHPQPIALQGAGLVKRFKTGRTHIEVLKSIDFDCRHGEMTMVMGPSGSGKSTLIAALSGLLRPDEGKVTALGEDLWSQRPGRIDKFRLDHCGFIFQGFNLFGALTALQQVTTILKYKGYSPAEARDRAAIALTEVGLGKRLEQRPAELSGGEKQRVAIARALAKDPRLLFADEPTSALDGENGQIVIKLLQRAAKEHGAAVICVTHDPRLEAYADRIIHIEDGRILDDRRTADVAAQAKQSALAGA, via the coding sequence ATGAACGCCCCGCACCCCCAACCGATCGCCCTGCAGGGCGCCGGCCTGGTCAAGCGCTTCAAGACCGGCCGCACCCACATCGAGGTGCTCAAGTCGATCGACTTCGATTGCCGGCACGGCGAGATGACCATGGTCATGGGCCCCTCCGGCTCGGGCAAGTCGACCCTGATCGCCGCGCTCTCGGGCCTCCTGCGCCCCGACGAGGGCAAGGTCACCGCCCTCGGCGAGGACCTCTGGAGCCAGCGCCCAGGTCGGATCGACAAGTTCCGCCTCGACCACTGCGGCTTCATCTTCCAGGGCTTCAACCTGTTCGGAGCCCTGACCGCCCTGCAGCAGGTGACGACGATCCTGAAGTACAAGGGCTACTCGCCGGCCGAGGCCCGCGACCGCGCCGCCATCGCCCTCACCGAGGTCGGCCTCGGCAAGCGGCTGGAGCAGCGCCCGGCCGAGCTTTCCGGCGGCGAGAAGCAGCGCGTCGCCATCGCCCGGGCCCTGGCCAAGGACCCTCGCCTGCTGTTCGCCGACGAGCCGACCAGCGCCCTCGACGGCGAGAACGGCCAGATCGTCATCAAACTCCTGCAGCGCGCCGCCAAGGAGCATGGCGCAGCCGTGATCTGCGTCACCCACGACCCGCGGCTCGAGGCCTATGCCGACCGCATCATCCACATCGAGGACGGCCGCATCCTGGACGACCGGCGCACCGCCGACGTCGCGGCCCAAGCCAAGCAATCAGCGCTCGCCGGAGCCTAG
- a CDS encoding MFS transporter: MANPAPGGQNRLPLHVVMAFASTALPVAAIGLVMGVYLPRFFASAVGLSLAAVGGAFTIVRLIDMALDPLLGMAMDRTRTRFGRYRVWLSIGAPIVMAAVYMLFMAKPGITEFYLIGWLLVLYLGISIVTLSQAAWGASLATGYHDRSRVYGLIQAVGVVGAVLILLLPMALGPKAAGAAGVHAMGWFCIIAVPIALFICLSLTPERVATDVAKERVTLNDYISLVRRPEMARLIFADLFMALGPGTTAALYLFFFHDARGYSHQQTNFLLVLYIAAGLVGAMFWGWLAQKVGKHRALMISTVCYAISQSALMLIPPATMPLAIPGMISVGFVSSAFILIVRAMVADVADEVRLETGKERVGLLYALVTTTQKIGTAITVGISFTVLDLVGYNAAEGAVNTPAAIRGLELCYVFAPIILVFFGGAAFIGWKLDAKRHAEIRRKLDERDALAAEAGLLDAVAGASVAVQAPH, translated from the coding sequence ATGGCGAATCCCGCCCCCGGCGGCCAAAACCGGCTGCCACTGCATGTGGTCATGGCCTTTGCCTCCACAGCCCTTCCCGTCGCCGCGATCGGCCTGGTCATGGGCGTCTATCTGCCCCGGTTCTTCGCCAGCGCAGTCGGCCTGTCGCTGGCCGCCGTCGGCGGGGCCTTCACCATCGTGCGCCTGATCGACATGGCCCTCGACCCGCTGCTCGGCATGGCCATGGACCGCACCCGCACGCGGTTCGGCCGCTACCGCGTCTGGCTCTCGATCGGCGCGCCGATCGTCATGGCCGCCGTCTACATGCTGTTCATGGCCAAGCCCGGGATCACCGAGTTCTATCTGATCGGCTGGCTGCTGGTGCTCTATCTCGGCATCTCGATCGTCACCCTGTCACAGGCCGCCTGGGGCGCCTCGCTGGCGACCGGCTATCACGACCGCTCGCGGGTTTACGGCCTGATCCAGGCCGTCGGCGTCGTCGGCGCGGTGCTGATCCTGCTGCTGCCGATGGCCCTCGGCCCGAAGGCCGCCGGCGCGGCCGGCGTCCACGCCATGGGCTGGTTCTGCATCATCGCCGTCCCGATCGCCCTCTTCATCTGCCTCTCGCTGACGCCCGAGCGGGTCGCCACCGACGTCGCCAAGGAGCGCGTCACCCTCAACGACTACATCTCGCTGGTCCGCCGTCCGGAAATGGCCCGCCTGATCTTCGCCGACCTGTTCATGGCCCTCGGCCCGGGCACCACCGCGGCCCTCTACCTGTTCTTCTTCCACGACGCGCGCGGCTATTCGCACCAGCAGACCAACTTCCTCCTGGTGCTCTACATCGCGGCCGGCCTGGTCGGCGCCATGTTCTGGGGCTGGCTCGCCCAGAAGGTCGGCAAGCACCGCGCTCTGATGATCTCGACGGTCTGCTACGCCATCAGCCAGTCGGCCCTGATGCTGATCCCGCCGGCCACCATGCCGCTGGCCATTCCCGGCATGATCTCGGTCGGCTTCGTCTCCTCGGCCTTCATCCTGATCGTCCGGGCCATGGTCGCCGACGTCGCCGACGAGGTCCGCCTGGAGACCGGCAAGGAGCGAGTCGGCCTGCTCTACGCGCTGGTCACCACCACCCAGAAGATCGGCACCGCCATCACCGTCGGCATCAGCTTCACCGTCCTCGACCTGGTCGGCTACAACGCCGCCGAGGGCGCGGTGAACACGCCCGCGGCCATCCGCGGCCTCGAGCTCTGCTACGTGTTCGCCCCGATCATCCTGGTGTTCTTCGGCGGCGCGGCCTTCATCGGCTGGAAGCTTGACGCCAAGCGTCACGCCGAGATCCGCCGCAAGTTGGACGAACGCGACGCCCTGGCCGCGGAAGCCGGCCTGCTCGACGCCGTCGCCGGCGCCAGCGTCGCGGTGCAAGCCCCGCACTAA
- a CDS encoding S46 family peptidase yields the protein MSIRLLNMIRLKYGAGLGLAAAFSISAAPALADEGMWTYDNFPLAQVNEAYGLKLDQKWLDRVQGASVRLTTGCSASLVSDKGLVFTNHHCVVECAQDLSSDKTDYVQDGFLTASREEEKKCPGMQAEILTSITDVTREVQAAGLGKTGQDFVRARDAVMASLEKSGCGDDPNLRCQVVTLYRGGQYKLYRYRKYSDVRLVFAPEFATAFFGGDPDNFNFPRYNLDIGFVRLYENGKPAATPQHLTWTSRAPQDGEATFVSGNPGSTNRLMTVSQLETLRDLTIPVGQLQRSEIRGRLIRFSEESPEHKRIATDPLFGIENSYKVFFGQQFALNDKAFMDAKRAQEAELKAKITADPKLAAEIGDPWGDIAKAQEAYANNYVRYRQIEGGATYSKLYDYARTLVRAAEERSKPSAERLPEFADARLALMEKTLLDPKPVDAPLEETYLSFWLSKTREYLTTDDPAVKTLLGKESPEGLAQRAVAGSKLADPAVRKALWDGGAKAIAASDDPLIQLALRNDPNARAVRKTWETEVQAPTDAAAERVARAKFAAYGEEVYPDATFTLRLSYGKVGGWTYRGQTIPATTNIAGLYERATGAEPYQLAPRWVAAKDRLNGSTVFDFVTTNDIIGGNSGSPVVNAKGEILGAAFDGNIHSLGGAFGYDGSINRTVVVATSAATEALAKVYGRTELVKELTGK from the coding sequence GTGTCCATCAGGCTGCTGAATATGATCCGACTGAAGTACGGCGCGGGCCTTGGCCTGGCCGCTGCGTTCTCGATTTCCGCTGCGCCGGCCCTGGCCGACGAAGGCATGTGGACCTACGACAACTTCCCCCTCGCCCAGGTCAACGAAGCCTACGGGTTGAAGCTCGACCAGAAATGGCTGGACCGGGTGCAGGGCGCCTCGGTGCGGCTGACCACCGGATGCTCGGCCTCGCTGGTCTCGGACAAGGGCCTAGTCTTCACCAACCACCACTGCGTGGTCGAGTGCGCGCAGGACCTCTCGTCGGACAAGACCGACTATGTGCAGGACGGCTTCCTGACCGCCTCCCGCGAGGAGGAGAAGAAGTGCCCGGGCATGCAGGCCGAGATCCTGACCTCGATCACCGACGTGACCAGGGAGGTGCAGGCGGCCGGCTTGGGCAAGACCGGACAGGACTTCGTGCGGGCGCGCGACGCGGTCATGGCCTCGCTGGAAAAGTCCGGCTGCGGCGATGACCCGAACCTCCGCTGCCAGGTGGTGACCCTGTACCGCGGCGGCCAGTACAAGCTCTACCGGTACCGCAAGTATTCGGACGTGCGCCTGGTGTTCGCGCCGGAGTTCGCGACGGCCTTCTTCGGCGGCGATCCCGACAATTTCAACTTCCCGCGCTACAACCTCGATATCGGCTTCGTGCGGCTCTACGAGAACGGCAAGCCGGCGGCGACGCCGCAGCACCTGACCTGGACGAGCCGCGCGCCGCAGGACGGCGAGGCGACATTCGTCTCCGGCAATCCGGGCTCGACCAACCGCCTGATGACGGTCTCCCAGCTCGAGACCCTGCGCGACCTGACCATTCCTGTCGGGCAGCTCCAACGCTCGGAGATCCGCGGCCGGCTGATCCGGTTCTCGGAAGAGAGCCCCGAGCACAAGCGCATCGCCACCGACCCGCTGTTCGGGATCGAGAACTCCTACAAGGTCTTCTTCGGCCAGCAGTTCGCCTTGAACGACAAGGCGTTCATGGACGCCAAGCGCGCGCAGGAAGCCGAGCTGAAGGCGAAGATCACGGCCGATCCGAAGCTGGCGGCCGAGATCGGCGATCCGTGGGGCGACATCGCCAAGGCGCAGGAGGCCTACGCCAACAACTATGTCCGCTATCGCCAGATCGAGGGCGGGGCGACCTATTCGAAGCTCTACGATTACGCCCGGACCCTGGTGCGCGCGGCCGAAGAGCGGAGCAAGCCGAGCGCCGAGCGTCTGCCCGAGTTCGCCGACGCCCGCCTGGCGCTGATGGAGAAGACGCTGCTCGATCCCAAGCCGGTCGATGCGCCGCTGGAGGAGACCTATCTCTCGTTCTGGCTCTCCAAGACCCGCGAATACCTGACCACCGACGATCCGGCCGTGAAGACCCTGCTGGGCAAGGAAAGCCCCGAGGGCCTGGCCCAGCGTGCGGTCGCCGGCTCCAAGCTGGCCGACCCGGCGGTGCGCAAGGCGCTGTGGGACGGCGGGGCCAAGGCGATCGCCGCCTCGGACGATCCGCTGATCCAGCTCGCTTTGCGGAACGATCCGAACGCCCGGGCGGTGCGCAAGACCTGGGAGACCGAGGTCCAGGCGCCGACGGATGCGGCCGCCGAGCGCGTGGCCCGCGCCAAGTTCGCCGCCTATGGCGAGGAGGTCTATCCGGACGCGACCTTCACCCTGCGGCTCTCCTACGGGAAGGTCGGTGGCTGGACCTACCGCGGCCAGACGATCCCGGCGACGACGAACATCGCCGGCCTCTATGAGCGCGCGACCGGGGCCGAGCCCTACCAGCTCGCGCCGCGGTGGGTGGCGGCCAAGGACAGGCTGAACGGTTCGACCGTCTTTGACTTCGTCACCACCAACGACATCATCGGCGGCAATTCCGGCTCGCCGGTAGTCAACGCCAAGGGCGAGATTCTTGGCGCGGCCTTCGACGGCAACATCCATTCGCTGGGCGGGGCGTTCGGCTACGACGGCTCGATCAACCGTACGGTGGTGGTGGCGACCTCCGCCGCGACCGAGGCGCTGGCCAAGGTCTATGGCCGGACGGAGCTGGTGAAGGAACTGACCGGGAAGTAG
- a CDS encoding HlyD family secretion protein — MFAFVRSNRIKIAAVAALAVLGAGGFVLSSQAKAKKAEEAKAAAAAAPKSPFVAVANGKADVEGGMIQVAARRAGVVREVYVQEGDKVVKGQILARQEDDDAKLAAARAAAAVDQARAQIGLIQVQLATAEREHRRLQGLAATNYVAAQKLDEAADRIREAQANLQAQRAAVATSQAALEEARYELELTAIRAPTDGRIARRYANPGSGASTLNVSNMFDLEPDAARIVRAEIAEGSLSNVDIGQNVQIAPESEPGKIYAGKVLRRAAVFGARKLQSDDATERADDRVVEVVVSADNAPFLIGQRVLVKFMR; from the coding sequence ATGTTCGCCTTCGTCAGATCAAACCGCATCAAGATCGCCGCCGTCGCCGCCCTGGCGGTGCTCGGCGCCGGCGGTTTCGTGCTCTCCAGCCAGGCCAAGGCCAAAAAGGCCGAGGAGGCCAAGGCCGCGGCCGCCGCTGCGCCCAAGAGCCCCTTCGTGGCCGTCGCCAACGGCAAGGCCGATGTCGAGGGAGGCATGATCCAGGTCGCCGCCCGCCGCGCCGGCGTGGTGCGCGAGGTCTATGTCCAGGAAGGCGACAAGGTGGTGAAGGGCCAGATCCTCGCCCGCCAGGAGGACGACGACGCCAAGCTCGCCGCCGCCCGCGCCGCCGCCGCGGTCGACCAGGCCCGCGCCCAGATCGGCCTCATCCAGGTCCAGCTCGCCACCGCCGAGCGCGAGCATCGTCGCCTGCAGGGCCTGGCCGCCACCAACTACGTCGCCGCTCAGAAACTGGACGAGGCGGCCGATAGGATCCGGGAGGCCCAGGCCAATCTCCAGGCCCAGCGCGCCGCCGTCGCCACCTCCCAGGCCGCGCTGGAAGAGGCCCGCTACGAGCTGGAGCTCACCGCCATCCGCGCCCCGACCGACGGCCGCATCGCCCGCCGCTACGCCAATCCGGGCTCGGGCGCCTCGACCCTCAACGTCTCCAACATGTTCGACCTGGAGCCGGACGCGGCCCGCATCGTCCGCGCCGAGATCGCCGAGGGCTCGCTGAGCAATGTGGACATCGGCCAGAACGTCCAGATCGCGCCGGAATCCGAGCCCGGCAAGATCTACGCCGGCAAGGTCCTGCGCCGCGCCGCCGTCTTCGGCGCCCGCAAGCTGCAGTCCGACGACGCGACCGAACGCGCCGACGACCGCGTGGTCGAAGTGGTCGTCAGCGCCGACAACGCTCCCTTCCTGATCGGCCAGCGCGTCCTCGTGAAGTTCATGCGCTAG
- a CDS encoding Mrp/NBP35 family ATP-binding protein: MEPTNPDRDAALRALDAVIDPKSGRGLSAAGLVRGLTIGRGRAGFMLEVPASETALYAPVRDEAERVLAGLPGVAKAQVVLTAEHAAAPPAEGVTRVRKGARVSQDPQAAPAPPADAARPAHVKRVIAVASGKGGVGKSTVSVNLAAAFAAKGQRVGLLDADVYGPSAPRMLGIDEEPAFVDGKLQPLEAWGLKVMSIGFMVDEGAPMIWRGPMASSAVRQMMNDVAWGSEADPLDVLVVDLPPGTGDIQLTLIQKMKIDGVVIVSTPQEIALIDARRAASMFRKTATPILGVIENMAFFTDPSTGAPIPIFGSGGAKAEAERLGVPLLAEIPLEMTLREACDAGRPLVATAPESAAALAFVAAATALG, from the coding sequence ATGGAGCCGACAAACCCAGATCGCGACGCGGCGCTTCGGGCGCTCGATGCAGTGATAGATCCCAAGTCGGGCAGGGGATTGTCGGCCGCCGGACTAGTGCGTGGACTGACGATCGGCCGCGGGCGGGCCGGCTTCATGCTGGAGGTGCCGGCCAGCGAGACCGCCCTCTATGCGCCGGTGCGCGACGAGGCCGAGCGCGTGCTGGCCGGCCTGCCGGGCGTCGCCAAGGCGCAGGTGGTCCTGACCGCCGAACACGCCGCCGCACCGCCCGCCGAGGGCGTGACGCGGGTGCGCAAGGGCGCGCGCGTCTCCCAGGACCCGCAGGCCGCCCCGGCGCCGCCGGCCGACGCTGCGCGCCCGGCCCATGTGAAGCGCGTCATCGCGGTGGCCAGCGGCAAGGGCGGAGTGGGCAAGTCGACCGTCTCGGTGAACCTGGCGGCGGCGTTCGCCGCGAAGGGCCAGCGAGTGGGCCTGCTGGACGCCGACGTCTATGGGCCTTCGGCTCCGCGGATGCTGGGCATCGACGAGGAGCCGGCCTTCGTGGACGGCAAGCTGCAGCCGCTGGAGGCCTGGGGCCTGAAGGTGATGTCCATCGGCTTCATGGTCGACGAGGGCGCGCCGATGATCTGGCGGGGACCGATGGCTTCCTCGGCGGTGCGCCAGATGATGAACGACGTGGCCTGGGGCAGCGAGGCCGATCCGCTGGACGTGCTGGTGGTCGACCTGCCGCCGGGGACCGGGGACATCCAGCTCACCCTGATCCAGAAAATGAAGATCGACGGGGTGGTGATCGTCTCCACGCCGCAGGAGATCGCGCTGATCGACGCGCGGCGGGCGGCCTCGATGTTCCGCAAGACCGCGACCCCGATCCTGGGTGTGATCGAGAACATGGCCTTCTTCACCGACCCCAGCACCGGCGCGCCGATCCCGATCTTCGGCTCTGGCGGGGCCAAGGCCGAGGCCGAGCGGCTGGGCGTGCCGCTGCTGGCGGAGATCCCGCTGGAGATGACGCTGCGCGAGGCTTGCGACGCCGGCCGGCCGTTGGTGGCGACGGCGCCCGAGAGCGCCGCGGCCCTTGCCTTCGTGGCGGCTGCGACGGCGCTGGGCTGA
- a CDS encoding ABC transporter permease, with translation MSLALATLIFEWRRYLAAVIALAFSGLLILAQVGMFTGMVQAATATIDRSRADLMIMPAKSESLINSGPSSLPRRIGPQLYLNPNVIEVASFDGGGGRWTNQPEGGQKQVTTWVQVNMVDTEPGALTLPVDYPENVRLALMEPNAVAIDRSALGRLGVKLGDTATVNGKTVRVRALLDGYPDVNQASIVVSRDTLRRLGMNEKGEKTGPLMVRIANPAQAEAIRDQLNAGAKGAYRAWTRAELARANEGALMKEQIIGIFLGFSVFLGFLIGVGITSQTLRGAILANIKEFASLRALGVSMGSLRLIVLELSFWVGVVGLGATALFTFLISLLARSAGLPMGFPTGWVALVAVLLMAISLASGLMALGVLKKSQPADLLR, from the coding sequence ATGTCACTGGCTCTGGCGACACTGATCTTCGAATGGCGGCGCTATCTGGCCGCGGTGATCGCGCTCGCCTTCTCCGGCCTGCTGATCCTCGCCCAGGTCGGGATGTTCACCGGCATGGTCCAGGCCGCGACCGCCACCATCGACCGCTCCCGCGCCGACCTGATGATCATGCCGGCCAAGTCGGAGAGCCTGATCAATTCCGGCCCCTCCAGCCTGCCGCGGCGCATCGGGCCGCAGCTCTATCTCAATCCCAACGTCATCGAGGTGGCCAGTTTCGACGGCGGCGGCGGCCGCTGGACCAACCAGCCGGAGGGCGGCCAGAAGCAGGTCACCACCTGGGTCCAGGTCAACATGGTCGACACCGAACCGGGCGCCCTCACCCTGCCCGTCGACTATCCCGAGAACGTGCGTCTGGCGCTCATGGAGCCCAACGCCGTTGCGATCGACCGCTCGGCCCTCGGCCGCCTCGGCGTAAAGCTCGGCGACACCGCCACGGTGAACGGCAAGACGGTCCGAGTCCGCGCCCTGCTCGACGGCTATCCGGACGTGAACCAGGCCTCGATCGTCGTCTCCCGCGACACGCTTCGCCGCCTAGGCATGAACGAGAAGGGCGAGAAGACCGGCCCGCTGATGGTGCGTATCGCCAACCCCGCCCAGGCCGAGGCGATCCGCGACCAGCTCAACGCCGGGGCCAAGGGCGCCTATCGCGCCTGGACCCGCGCCGAGCTCGCCCGGGCCAACGAAGGCGCGCTGATGAAGGAGCAGATCATCGGCATCTTCCTGGGCTTCTCGGTCTTCCTCGGCTTCCTGATCGGGGTCGGCATCACCTCCCAGACCCTGCGCGGGGCGATCCTCGCCAACATCAAGGAGTTCGCCTCCCTGCGCGCCCTCGGCGTCTCCATGGGCTCGCTGCGGCTGATCGTGCTGGAGCTCTCCTTCTGGGTCGGGGTGGTGGGCCTCGGGGCCACCGCCCTCTTCACCTTCCTCATCTCGCTGCTCGCCCGCAGCGCCGGACTGCCCATGGGCTTTCCGACCGGGTGGGTGGCGCTGGTCGCCGTGCTGCTGATGGCGATCTCCCTCGCCTCCGGACTCATGGCCCTGGGCGTCCTCAAGAAGAGTCAGCCTGCGGACCTGCTGCGATGA
- a CDS encoding SDR family NAD(P)-dependent oxidoreductase, which produces MADIRFDGKVAIVTGAGGGLGRQHALELARRGAKVVVNDLGGSVDGSGGSSAAADAVVAEIKAAGGEAIANGSSVTDDAGVALMVKQAMDAWGRIDVLIANAGILRDKSFAKMEIADFELVLNVHLMGTVKPVKAVWEIMREQNYGRIVVTTSSSGLYGNFGQSNYGAAKLGIVGFMNTIKLEGQKNNIHINAISPVAATRMTENLMPAEVLERLKPEYVTPGVVYLASEEAPTGAILTAGAGAFALSRIYETEGVYLGEGGLSVEEVRDNWAKITDPTGQQAYVAGGEQSGKFFRKLQGG; this is translated from the coding sequence ATGGCGGACATCCGCTTCGACGGTAAGGTCGCGATCGTGACGGGCGCGGGCGGCGGTCTGGGCCGTCAGCACGCCCTTGAACTGGCCCGCCGCGGCGCGAAGGTCGTGGTCAACGACCTGGGCGGCTCGGTCGACGGTTCCGGCGGCTCCTCGGCTGCGGCCGACGCCGTCGTCGCCGAGATCAAGGCGGCTGGCGGCGAAGCCATCGCCAACGGCTCGTCGGTCACCGACGACGCCGGCGTCGCCCTGATGGTCAAGCAGGCCATGGACGCCTGGGGCCGCATCGACGTCCTGATCGCCAACGCCGGCATCCTGCGCGACAAGTCGTTCGCCAAGATGGAGATCGCCGACTTCGAGCTGGTGCTGAACGTCCACCTGATGGGCACCGTCAAGCCGGTGAAGGCCGTCTGGGAGATCATGCGCGAGCAGAACTACGGCCGCATCGTCGTGACCACTTCCTCGTCGGGCCTCTACGGCAACTTCGGCCAGTCGAACTACGGCGCGGCCAAGCTCGGCATCGTCGGCTTCATGAACACTATCAAGCTCGAAGGCCAGAAGAACAACATCCACATCAACGCCATCAGCCCGGTCGCCGCCACCCGCATGACCGAGAACCTGATGCCGGCCGAAGTGCTCGAGCGCCTGAAGCCGGAATACGTCACGCCGGGCGTCGTCTACCTGGCCTCGGAAGAAGCCCCCACCGGCGCGATCCTGACCGCCGGCGCCGGCGCCTTCGCCCTCTCGCGCATCTATGAAACCGAGGGCGTCTACCTCGGCGAAGGCGGCCTCTCGGTCGAGGAAGTCCGCGACAACTGGGCCAAGATCACCGACCCGACCGGCCAGCAAGCCTACGTCGCCGGCGGCGAACAAAGCGGCAAGTTCTTCCGCAAGCTCCAGGGCGGCTAA
- a CDS encoding thioesterase family protein, with translation MSTTSANPAFDISLNAAAPGRWTTLAAPQWRNPGGGLWGGYALALCVRALEAEPEAMGEALSLTLTFATALPSGELDVRTRRLRQGGSIGIWEVELSPQGAGEVGVHGMVTVARRPSTPPFAFASLPAAPAPESLPSPDQPAGTEHFGTAAFERRTLDGFPPKPGGDSRSLAWVRPRLGAWDKALLAMVTDNSAPRAMYALDRVMATTLSLTVYLHAQAEELAELGDDFILIECEGRVGGGGASDERSSYWSRDGRLLATSEQLAWYRQRPPVVPE, from the coding sequence ATGTCCACGACTTCCGCCAATCCGGCCTTCGACATCTCCCTGAACGCCGCCGCCCCGGGGCGGTGGACGACGCTTGCCGCGCCGCAATGGCGCAATCCTGGCGGCGGGCTTTGGGGCGGCTACGCGCTCGCCCTCTGCGTTCGGGCGTTGGAGGCCGAGCCGGAGGCGATGGGGGAAGCGCTGTCCCTGACGCTCACCTTTGCGACGGCCCTGCCGTCCGGAGAACTGGACGTGCGCACGCGCCGGCTGCGGCAGGGCGGGTCGATCGGGATCTGGGAAGTCGAGCTTTCGCCGCAGGGCGCGGGCGAGGTCGGGGTGCACGGCATGGTCACCGTGGCCCGCCGGCCATCCACACCGCCCTTCGCGTTCGCAAGCCTCCCGGCGGCTCCGGCTCCGGAGAGCCTGCCGAGCCCGGATCAGCCGGCCGGGACGGAGCACTTCGGCACGGCGGCGTTCGAGCGGCGGACCCTGGACGGTTTTCCACCCAAGCCCGGCGGGGACTCGCGGTCCCTGGCCTGGGTGCGGCCGCGGCTCGGCGCCTGGGACAAGGCGCTGTTGGCGATGGTCACGGACAACTCCGCGCCGCGGGCGATGTATGCGCTCGATCGCGTCATGGCGACGACGCTCTCGCTGACGGTCTACCTGCACGCACAGGCCGAGGAACTGGCCGAGCTGGGCGACGACTTCATCCTGATCGAGTGCGAAGGCCGGGTCGGCGGCGGCGGGGCCTCCGACGAGCGGTCGAGCTACTGGTCGCGCGACGGGCGGCTGCTGGCGACCAGCGAGCAGCTTGCCTGGTACCGCCAACGGCCGCCGGTGGTCCCGGAGTAG
- a CDS encoding MFS transporter, translating into MTKAPPAQRASLPLSTIFAFAATSLPIQAVTIAVAVYLPRHYASHLGVSLAAVGTAFFIVRMIDIPVDGLLGWVMDKTRTRWGRYRVWTLVGAPFLMAAMYWLFMPADGVGTTYLIFWLLVMYLGTSIISLSHAAWAATLAPAYNDRSRVFGIMTAVGVLGAATVLAIPIIAEARNMPDSGNVATMGWFILLLTPIAVGLVVWRTPERIAPEVPGHQFRLRDYWSLVSRPSMARILAADLCLALGPGWMSALYLFFFTDSRGFTTGQASILLAIYILAGFVGAPMAGRLAMMISKHRAVMVTTTGYSLILMSLMLIPKGSMLIAIGPMFLAGFLAAGFGVLTRAMTADIADEVRLEQGRERSGLLYAVTTMTSKIAGAFSIGLTFMVLEAVGYQAKEGVVNTPEAIRNLELAYLIGPIVFVMLGGACMIGYGLDARRHAEIRRLLDERDALYTETVTVETVATENAIIETVTVETAIVGRPNPGR; encoded by the coding sequence TTGACCAAGGCCCCGCCGGCGCAGCGCGCCTCGCTGCCGCTATCCACCATTTTCGCATTCGCGGCGACCAGCCTGCCCATCCAGGCCGTGACGATCGCAGTGGCGGTCTATCTGCCCCGCCACTACGCCAGCCACCTGGGCGTCAGCCTCGCCGCCGTCGGGACGGCCTTCTTCATCGTCCGCATGATCGACATTCCGGTCGACGGCCTGCTGGGTTGGGTCATGGACAAGACCCGCACCCGCTGGGGCCGGTACAGGGTCTGGACCCTGGTCGGCGCGCCCTTCCTGATGGCGGCGATGTATTGGCTGTTCATGCCGGCCGATGGGGTAGGAACCACCTATCTGATCTTCTGGCTGCTGGTGATGTATCTCGGGACCTCGATCATCAGCCTGTCCCACGCCGCCTGGGCCGCCACCCTGGCGCCGGCCTATAATGACCGGTCCCGGGTGTTCGGGATCATGACCGCGGTCGGCGTGCTCGGCGCGGCCACCGTCCTCGCCATTCCGATCATCGCCGAGGCCCGCAACATGCCGGATTCCGGCAACGTGGCGACCATGGGCTGGTTCATCCTGCTGCTGACGCCGATCGCCGTCGGCCTCGTCGTCTGGCGCACGCCCGAACGCATCGCGCCCGAAGTCCCGGGTCATCAGTTCCGCCTGCGGGACTACTGGTCGCTGGTTTCGCGGCCAAGCATGGCCCGCATCCTCGCCGCCGACCTCTGCCTGGCCCTCGGCCCGGGCTGGATGAGCGCCCTCTATCTGTTTTTCTTCACCGACAGCCGCGGCTTCACCACCGGCCAGGCCTCGATCCTGCTGGCGATCTACATCCTCGCGGGCTTCGTCGGCGCGCCGATGGCCGGCCGCCTCGCCATGATGATTTCCAAGCACCGGGCGGTGATGGTCACCACCACCGGCTATTCGCTGATCCTCATGTCGCTGATGCTGATCCCCAAGGGGAGCATGCTGATCGCCATCGGGCCGATGTTCCTCGCGGGCTTCCTCGCCGCCGGCTTCGGCGTCCTGACCCGCGCCATGACCGCCGACATCGCCGACGAGGTCCGCCTCGAACAGGGCCGGGAGCGCTCGGGCCTGCTTTACGCCGTCACCACCATGACCTCGAAGATCGCGGGGGCCTTTTCCATCGGCCTCACCTTCATGGTGCTGGAAGCGGTCGGCTATCAGGCCAAGGAAGGCGTGGTGAATACCCCCGAGGCGATCCGCAATCTCGAACTGGCCTATCTCATCGGCCCGATCGTCTTCGTGATGCTCGGCGGGGCCTGCATGATCGGCTACGGCCTGGACGCGCGGCGCCATGCCGAGATCCGCCGGTTGCTCGACGAGCGCGACGCCCTCTACACCGAAACCGTCACTGTCGAGACGGTCGCCACCGAGAATGCGATCATCGAGACCGTCACCGTAGAAACGGCCATTGTCGGCCGGCCCAATCCGGGTCGATAG